A window of the Mus pahari chromosome 1, PAHARI_EIJ_v1.1, whole genome shotgun sequence genome harbors these coding sequences:
- the E2f8 gene encoding transcription factor E2F8, whose amino-acid sequence MENQKENLFSEPHKRGLMKSPLRESSKANVVLAEIQPDLGPLTTPTKPKEVSQGEPWTPTANLKMLISAVSPEIRSRDQKRGLSANRSALPEARDCLHEHLSGDEFEKSQPSRKEKSLGLLCHKFLARYPNYPNPAVNNDICLDEVAEELNVERRRIYDIVNVLESLHMVSRLAKNRYTWHGRHNLTKTLGTLKSVGEENKYAEQIMMIKRKEYEQEFDFIKSCGIEDHVIKSHAGQNGHSDVCFVELPGVEFRAASVNSRKDKSLRVMSQKFVMLFLVSTPQIVSLEIAAKILIGEDHVEDLDKSKYKTKIRRLYDIANVLSSLDLIKKVHVTEERGRKPAFKWTGPEVSPDNSGSSPDMPLPASLEAEQSAKENCAKNLFSTRGKPSFTRHPSLIKLVKSIESDRRKISSAPSSPVKSSKAESSQNSPPVPNKMAQLAAICKMQLEEQSSEPRKKVKVNLARSGHYKPLAPLDPAVNTELELLAPSLIQPLGVVPLIPSPLSSAVPVILPQAPSGPSYAIYLQPAQAQMLTPPPGLNPTVCPTQPSNATGSKDPTDAAPTEKTATDATKSGASCRPGSLQPAPERQGAKHRSKETTGDRGTKRTITAEDSGPGSVKKPKEDLKALENVPTPTPLFPSGYLIPLTQCSSLGPDSVLSNTENSGTPSPNHRIYGSPIAGVIPVASSELTAVNFPPFHVTPLKLMVSPTSMAAVPVGNSPALNSGHPAPAQNPSSAIVNFTLQHLGLISPGVQMSASPGPGAGTVPVSPRVEAASVIPDNLSSRQGRASNHDLPVLGQSQLNGQPVAGTGAQQPVPVTPKGSQLVAESFFRTPGGPTKPASSPYTDFDGANKTSFGTLFVPQRKLEVSTEDIH is encoded by the exons ATGGAGAAccaaaag GAAAACCTCTTTTCTGAGCCACATAAAAGGGGACTGATGAAAAGCCCCCTGCGTGAGTCCTCGAAGGCCAACGTGGTGTTGGCTGAGATCCAGCCTGACTTGGGCCCTTTAACCACACCAACCAAGCCCAAGGAAGTCTCCCAAGGAGAGCCATGGACACCCACAGCCAACCTGAAAATGCTTATCAGCGCTGTGAGCCCAGAGATCCGAAGTCGAGATCAGAAAAGGGGCCTGTCTGCCAACCGAAGTGCATTACCTGAAGCCAGAGACTGTTTGCAC GAACACTTATCTGGAGACGAATTTGAGAAATCCCAGCCGAGTCGGAAGGAGAAGAGCTTGGGGTTGCTATGCCACAAATTCTTAGCGAGGTACCCCAACTACCCCAACCCTGCTGTGAATAACGACATCTGCCTGGACGAGGTGGCCGAGGAGCTCA ATGTTGAACGTCGGCGGATTTATGACATCGTGAACGTCCTAGAGAGCCTGCACATGGTGAGCCGCCTTGCCAAAAACAGGTACACTTGGCACGGCCGGCATAACCTCACCAAAACCCTGGGGACGCTGAAGAGTGTCGGGGAAGAGAACAAGTACGCTGAGCAGATCATGATGATCAAAAGGAAGGAGTACGAGCAAGAGTTTGATTTTATCAAGAGCTGTGGCATAGAGGACCACGTGATCAAGTCACACGCTGGCCAGAATGGGCATTCAGACGTGTGCTTTGTAGAGCTCCCTGGAGTGGAATTCCGGGCAG cttctgtaaacaGCCGCAAAGACAAGTCCTTACGCGTGATGAGCCAGAAGTTTGTGATGCTGTTCTTGGTGTCGACGCCTCAGATAGTGAGCCTGGAAATTGCTGCCAAGATTTTAATTGGAGAAGACCACGTGGAAGATCTGGATAAAAGCAAGTATAAAA caaaAATTAGGAGGCTGTATGACATTGCTAATGTCCTGAGTAGCTTGGATCTTATCAAGAAAGTCCATGTTACAGAAGAAAGAGGTCGAAAGCCAGCTTTTAAATGGACGGGCCCAGAAGTCAGCCCAGACAACAGTG GCTCCAGCCCCGACatgcctcttcctgcctccttagAGGCCGAGCAGTCTGCAAAAGAGAACTGTGCCAAAAACCTCTTTTCGACACGGGGGAAACCCAGCTTCACTCGACATCCGTCCCTTATCAAATTGGTGAAGAGCATAGAAAGTGATCGGAGGAAGATCAGTTCTGCTCCCAGCAGCCCTGTCAAGAGCAGCAAAG CTGAGAGTTCTCAAAATTCTCCGCCCGTCCcaaacaagatggctcagctcgCTGCTATTTGCAAGATGCagttggaagagcagtcaag TGAACCCAGGAAGAAAGTGAAAGTAAACTTAGCGAGATCTGGGCACTACAAACCACTGGCTCCCCTGGACCCTGCAGTGAACACTGAGCTGGAGCTGCTTGCGCCGTCCCTTATCCAGCCCCTGGGTGTGGTCCCCCTGATCCCTAGCCCATTGTCCTCTGCAGTGCCTGTGATCCTACCTCAGGCCCCTTCGGGCCCATCGTATGCCATCTACTTGCAACCTGCCCAAGCCCAAATGTTGACACCACCCCCTGGCCTGAACCCAACAGTCTGCCCTACCCAGCCCTCTAATGCTACTGGATCCAAAGACCCTACAGACGCTGCCCCCACTGAGAAGACCGCCACAGATGCCACAAAGTCCGGTGCCTCCTGCAGACCTGGAAGCTTGCAGCCAGCACCAGAAAGGCAAGGTGCTAAGCATCGAAGCAAGGAGACGACTGGAGATCGGGGCACAAAAAGGACGATCACTGCGGAGGACAGTGGTCCCGGTTCTGTAAAGAAACCTAAAGAGGACCTGAAAGCGCttgagaatgtccccacccccacg CCCCTGTTCCCATCAGGATACCTAATCCCTCTTACCCAGTGCTCATCCCTGGGGCCAGACTCTGTGTTGTCTAACACAGAAAACTCAGGTACACCCTCCCCAAACCACAGGATCTACGGCTCCCCAATTGCAG GTGTGATCCCAGTGGCATCATCGGAACTCACTGCTGTGAATTTTCCCCCATTCCATGTGACACCTCTGAAACTTATGGTCTCCCCAACATCTATGGCGGCTGTACCTGTTGGGAACAGCCCGGCTCTCAACTCCGGCCACCCTGCTCCTGCCCAGAACCCAAGCTCGGCCATCGTAAACTTCACCCTGCAGCACTTGGGACTCATCTCCCCGGGCGTGCAGATGTCCGCCAGCCCGGGGCCTGGAGCTGGCACAGTCCCCGTGTCCCCACGCGTAGAAGCAGCTAGCGTCATACCAGATAACTTGAGCTCTCGGCAAGGGAGGGCCAGCAACCATGACTTGCCAGTCCTGGGCCAGAGCCAACTAAACGGGCAACCAGTCGCAGGGACAGGGGCACAGCAG CCTGTTCCTGTGACACCCAAAGGCTCCCAGTTGGTGGCTGAAAGTTTCTTCCGTACTCCGGGTGGACCAACCAAGCCTGCCAGCTCACCCTACACGGATTTTGATGGTGCTAACAAAACCTCCTTTGGAACCCTCTTTGTCCCACAGCGCAAACTGGAAGTCTCAACTGAGGATATCCACTGA